A section of the Branchiostoma lanceolatum isolate klBraLanc5 chromosome 19, klBraLanc5.hap2, whole genome shotgun sequence genome encodes:
- the LOC136425396 gene encoding uncharacterized protein, giving the protein MAAEKLGVLLVFVAVLSRCAADCDQRLTVSATDSPACADRAQDCRKLAEESQKRQQKIQAVKEHSMADTTMLENEHKMQIEGRKASGQAATEHDSKVRGILEDMGRLQRLFTDSEPQYEQLQES; this is encoded by the exons ATGGCGGCAGAGAAACTTGGAGTCCTGTTGGTGTTTGTAGCGGTTCTTTCTCGGTGTGCTGCTGACTGTGATCAGCGGCTGACGGTATCAGCGACAGACTCCCCGGCATGCGCGGACCGAGCACAGGACTGCCGCAAACTCGCGGAGGAGTCACAGAAACGACAGCAGAAAATACAGGCGGTGAAGGAACACAGCATGGCGGATACTACCATGTTGGAAAATGAACACAAGATGCAG ATTGAGGGAAGGAAGGCGTCGGGACAAGCTGCTACAGAACATGACTCCAAAGTGAGGGGCATCCTGGAGGACATGGGACGGCTCCAGAGACTCTTTACCGACAGCGAGCCTCAGTATGAACAACTTCAAGAAAGTTGA
- the LOC136424922 gene encoding techylectin-5B-like — MDSTRLLLAAVVVAVVAAQGATKIPCQPKAPYAVATQNTAACPKSLATEIGVQKKAAGTLKTAVTAQIQQINANKQALERSLQYEKKKRTDADKKVADMKKKVDGKLKTDATNAARAAAGSLPAISDMKRKLQVLKTKVNNLEAKAAGARTAATGAKPGTTTGAKPGTTTGAKPGTTTGTNPGTATGAKPSTTTGTNPGTATATKPTHPKDCGWIHKDNPSKKSGLYSTKLPGETSYVITYCDMDTDGGGWTVIQRRNAAIPTFDRPWNDYKNGFGQPMLSYWWGLEKVYKVTKGENFRLRIEMVDTQGLKKYAVYDNFRIDTENNKYKLTVGKYSGNAGNALMTHNGMPFSTKDRDTGPYKLDSCAKAYKGGWWYNDHCFDANLNGYYSAKSPTGNAGFWLPFNGYKGLKESTMMIRHMNYNPPKPAAG, encoded by the exons ATGGACAGTACGAGGCTGCTGTTGGCGGCTGTGGTGGTGGCGGTGGTGGCTGCACAGGGAGCCACCAAGATTCCGTGTCAACCGAAAGCACCTTACGCCGTGGCGACCCAAAACACAGCGGCTTGCCCAAA GAGCCTGGCGACAGAAATCGGCGTCCAGAAAAAAGCAGCCGGCACGCTCAAGACAGCTGTGACTGCACAGATTCAACAGATAAATGCGAACAAGCAAGCTCTGGAGAGATCACTGCAgtacgagaagaagaagag GACGGATGCGGACAAAAAGGTTGCAGATATGAAAAAGAAGGTAGACGGCAAGCTGAAGACGGACGCCACCAATGCTGCCAGGGCTGCCGCCGGGTCGCTACCGGCTATCAGTGACATGAAGAGGAAGCTGCAGGTCCTCAAGACAAAA GTCAATAATCTGGAAGCCAAGGCCGCTGGAGCTAGAACCGCCGCTACAGGTGCCAAACCCGGTACCACCACCGGTGCCAAACCCGGTACCACCACCGGTGCCAAACCCGGTACCACCACCGGTACCAACCCTGGTACCGCCACCGGTGCCAAACCCAGTACCACCACCGGTACCAACCCTGGTACCGCTACAGCTACGAAGCCTACCCACCCCAAAG ATTGTGGATGGATCCACAAAGATAACCCCAGTAAGAAGTCTGGCCTGTACAGCACCAAGTTACCAGGGGAGACTAGCTACGTCATCAcctactgtgacatggacacaGACGGTGGCGGATGGACCGTCATCCAGAGGCGTAATGCGGCCATACCGACGTTTGACAG GCCGTGGAACGATTACAAGAACGGATTCGGACAACCCATGTTATCCTACTGGTGGGGGCTGGAGAAGGTCTACAAGGTGACGAAAGGAGAGAACTTCCGACTGCGCATCGAAATGGTGGACACACAAGGCTTGAAGAAATACGCCGTCTATGATAACTTTAG AATTGACACTGaaaataacaagtacaagtTGACCGTCGGGAAGTACTCGGGCAATGCCGGGAACGCCTTGATGACGCACAACGGAATGCCGTTTAGCACGAAAGACCGTGACACCGGCCCCTACAAACTAGACAG TTGTGCAAAGGCCTACAAGGGAGGATGGTGGTACAATGACCATTGTTTCGACGCTAACCTGAACGGCTACTACAGCGCCAAAAGCCCCACCGGGAATGCTGGCTTCTGGCTGCCGTTCAACGGCTACAAAGGCCTGAAGGAGTCCACCATGATGATACGTCACATGAACTACAACCCCCCCAAGCCTGCTGCGGGGTAG
- the LOC136424923 gene encoding ficolin-3-like: MARYRHVSLFFCGILALSSAQTDPIPNYEVTEHGGSCRYSLLVEKPAGGCQQTYSPRKHLTDLQNRMENLDRAIDMAEERRSETFMENKNKLLKEEAARLAVENEITEIQFHTQNLEDSNESLREQLQGQTAKMRQLQDQIKDLNTAISQLIDKKTETESDKGPSETAGSPTTTAGTPGPVPTGTEQPTAEFRDCTLLKKDTAGEESGVKTMVLPDGQDYRAFCDFSSPGGPWTVIQRRRQAHGDKQVDFFKTWDEYRRGFGNPDGEYWIGNHALHQLTKHGDYELRVELRMTEDERAHAHYDMFRVLGADSKYQLKLGQYSGTAGDAMFVHRNQPFSTRDREHDTLASGNCARAYRGGWWYAKCFDANLNGEYTKEAEANLSSVSWVPWRGYKPIPHVEMKIRHKPAVDSPSEP, from the exons ATGGCGAGGTATCGGCACGTATCTCTCTTCTTCTGCGGAATTCTCGCTCTTTCTTCGGCCCAAACGGATCCGATTCCCAACTATGAAGTGACCGAACATGGCGGCAGCTGTCGGTACTCGCTCCTGGTGGAGAAGCCTGCCGGCGGATGTCAGCAGACCTACTCCCCCCGGAAACACCTCACAGATCTACAGAACCGCATGGAAAACTTGGACCGAG CGATTGACATGGCCGAGGAAAGGCGGTCTGAGACttttatggaaaataaaaacaagctgCTGAAG GAGGAAGCAGCGCGCCTAGCGGTAGAGAACGAGATAACAGAGATCCAGTTCCACACACAGAATTTAGAGGACTCCAATGAGAGCTTGAGAGAGCAGCTTCAGGGACAGACAGCAAAGATGAGACAACTACAGGACCAGATCAAGGACCTCAACACAGCCATAAGTCAGCTGATAG ATAAAAAGACGGAAACTGAATCAGACAAAGGTCCGTCGGAAACAGCCGGCAGTCCGACCACAACAGCGGGGACACCAGGACCCGTGCCGACCGGAACCGAGCAGCCAACAGCGGAGTTTAGAG ATTGTACGTTGTTGAAGAAAGATACTGCGGGCGAAGAGAGCGGCGTGAAGACCATGGTTCTCCCTGACGGCCAGGACTACAGGGCGTTCTGTGACTTCAGCAGCCCGGGAGGACCGTGGACCGTCATACAGAGGAGACGCCAGGCTCATGGCGACAAACAG GTTGACTTCTTCAAGACATGGGACGAATACAGAAGAGGTTTTGGAAACCCCGATGGAGAATACTGGATAG GAAACCACGCCCTCCACCAGCTGACCAAACATGGCGACTACGAACTGAGGGTTGAACTGCGCATGACTGAGGACGAGCGGGCGCATGCGCATTACGACATGTTCCGGGTCCTGGGAGCGGACTCAAAATATCA GTTGAAGCTGGGTCAGTACAGCGGTACGGCTGGTGACGCCATGTTCGTCCATCGGAACCAgccgttcagcaccagggacagggagcATGACACTCTGGCCAGCGGCAACTGCGCCAGGGCTTACCGCGGGGGGTGGTGGTACGCCAAGTGCTTCGATGCTAATCTAAATGGAGAATACACTAAAG AGGCCGAGGCTAACCTGTCGTCTGTGAGCTGGGTGCCATGGCGAGGCTACAAACCCATCCCGCATGTGGAAATGAAGATCCGCCACAAGCCGGCCGTGGACAGCCCCAGCGAACCGTAG